Proteins from a genomic interval of Oncorhynchus kisutch isolate 150728-3 linkage group LG28, Okis_V2, whole genome shotgun sequence:
- the apool gene encoding MICOS complex subunit MIC27 isoform X2, whose protein sequence is MAATVVKLAVIPAAMGLASFRVYAMSQYKTETVLLSPRELSIYAPDPPATHYMNEQPGALQNGLGVVRVGLQPYVTAVKNAYTSVKVGAVTVYTAGHDTYEFLRDPSPGFMPRVGVITVSGLAGLILARKGSRLMRLGVPLGMATVGTSVCYPTQTVGVVKITGQKMYVASQYTTSSMASIFKSKPKEVTPPTQAPQATIPEPEVSEAKPLPEAESSEPATPAVDKASPTEPISASGPVEGAPSEVEPAPQSTTEVAPAEGSIDTEPAAAEPEAVTVVEQEAVQTALVPAPAHPGEEAAEKIPAPAPVEAVPVPPPAAEVIPLPPPAEETELPPLASVEEEAALSPPAPVEDAAPSPPAPVEEAAPSPPAPVEEDAAPSPPAAEEAAPAPIEGVADPPPVAEETAPAPVDEATPPATTEEPSGIVTKTAGKPKFAPDPKLIDLGQASPEDADLYSTRG, encoded by the exons ATGGCTGCCACG GTAGTGAAGCTGGCGGTGATCCCAGCAGCAATGGGATTGGCCTCATTTCGAGTTTATGCCATGAGTCAGTACAAAACAGAGACTGTGCTGCTCTCCCCTAGAGAG TTGTCCATCTATGCTCCAGACCCTCCAGCAACGCACTACATGAATGAGCAGCCTGGAGCTCTGCAGAACGGGCTGGGTGTGGTCCGGGTGGGGCTGCAACCATACGTTACTGCCGTTAAG AATGCTTATACCTCTGTCAAGGTCGGAGCTGTAACAGTCTATACTGCTGGACACG ATACATATGAGTTCCTGAGAGATCCTTCTCCTGGTTTTATGCCGAGGGTCGGTGTAATCACAGTCTCTGGGTTAGCGGGTCTGATCCTGGCAAGGAAAG GGTCACGTCTGATGAGGCTGGGGGTTCCTCTGGGTATGGCCACTGTAGGCACTTCCGTGTGCTACCCCACTCAGACAGTGGGTGTTGTAAAG ATCACGGGGCAGAAGATGTATGTTGCAAGCCAGTACACTACATCATCTATGGCATCCATATTTAAATCAAAGCCCAAAGAAGTAACCCCCCCAACG caAGCCCCCCAAGCTACCATCCCTGAGCCAGAAGTATCAGAGGCAAAGCCCCTCCCTGAAGCTGAATCATCTGAACCAGCCACGCCTGCTGTTGACAAGGCTTCCCCCACTGAACCTATTTCTGCCTCAGGCCCCGTAGAGGGTGCTCCATCTGAGGTTGAACCTGCCCCTCAGTCCACCACAGAGGTGGCCCCTGCAGAGGGTTCTATTGACACTGAGCCTGCTGCAGCTGAACCTGAGGCAGTCACAGTGGTGGAGCAAGAGGCTGTTCAGACGGCCCTTGTGCCTGCCCCTGCACATCCTGGTGAGGAAGCTGCTGAAAAGATTCCTGCACCTGCCCCTGTTGAGGCTGTCCCTGTACCTCCCCCAGCAGCGGAAGTTATTCCTCTCCCACCTCCTGCTGAAGAGACAGAGCTTCCACCCCTTGCATCTGTTGAGGAGGAAGCTGCTCTTTCACCCCCTGCACCTGTTGAGGATGCTGCTCCTTCACCCCCTGCACCTGTTGAGGAAGCTGCTCCTTCACCCCCTGCACCTGTTGAGGAGGATGCTGCTCCTTCACCCCCTGCAGCAGAAGAGGCTGCCCCTGCACCTATAGAGGGGGTTGCTGACCCACCTCCTGTAGCTGAAGAGACTGCACCTGCTCCTGTTGACGAGGCTACTCCTCCAGCTACAACAGAGGAGCCATCTGGGATTGTAACAAAAACTGCTG GGAAACCCAAATTTGCACCAGACCCTAAGTTAATTGACCTTGGCCAGGCCAGCCCTGAGGATGCGGACCTGTACAGCACGCGTGGATGA
- the apool gene encoding MICOS complex subunit MIC27 isoform X1, which produces MAATVVKLAVIPAAMGLASFRVYAMSQYKTETVLLSPRELSIYAPDPPATHYMNEQPGALQNGLGVVRVGLQPYVTAVKNAYTSVKVGAVTVYTAGHDTYEFLRDPSPGFMPRVGVITVSGLAGLILARKGSRLMRLGVPLGMATVGTSVCYPTQTVGVVKITGQKMYVASQYTTSSMASIFKSKPKEVTPPTVSLEQAPQATIPEPEVSEAKPLPEAESSEPATPAVDKASPTEPISASGPVEGAPSEVEPAPQSTTEVAPAEGSIDTEPAAAEPEAVTVVEQEAVQTALVPAPAHPGEEAAEKIPAPAPVEAVPVPPPAAEVIPLPPPAEETELPPLASVEEEAALSPPAPVEDAAPSPPAPVEEAAPSPPAPVEEDAAPSPPAAEEAAPAPIEGVADPPPVAEETAPAPVDEATPPATTEEPSGIVTKTAGKPKFAPDPKLIDLGQASPEDADLYSTRG; this is translated from the exons ATGGCTGCCACG GTAGTGAAGCTGGCGGTGATCCCAGCAGCAATGGGATTGGCCTCATTTCGAGTTTATGCCATGAGTCAGTACAAAACAGAGACTGTGCTGCTCTCCCCTAGAGAG TTGTCCATCTATGCTCCAGACCCTCCAGCAACGCACTACATGAATGAGCAGCCTGGAGCTCTGCAGAACGGGCTGGGTGTGGTCCGGGTGGGGCTGCAACCATACGTTACTGCCGTTAAG AATGCTTATACCTCTGTCAAGGTCGGAGCTGTAACAGTCTATACTGCTGGACACG ATACATATGAGTTCCTGAGAGATCCTTCTCCTGGTTTTATGCCGAGGGTCGGTGTAATCACAGTCTCTGGGTTAGCGGGTCTGATCCTGGCAAGGAAAG GGTCACGTCTGATGAGGCTGGGGGTTCCTCTGGGTATGGCCACTGTAGGCACTTCCGTGTGCTACCCCACTCAGACAGTGGGTGTTGTAAAG ATCACGGGGCAGAAGATGTATGTTGCAAGCCAGTACACTACATCATCTATGGCATCCATATTTAAATCAAAGCCCAAAGAAGTAACCCCCCCAACGGTCAGTCTTGAG caAGCCCCCCAAGCTACCATCCCTGAGCCAGAAGTATCAGAGGCAAAGCCCCTCCCTGAAGCTGAATCATCTGAACCAGCCACGCCTGCTGTTGACAAGGCTTCCCCCACTGAACCTATTTCTGCCTCAGGCCCCGTAGAGGGTGCTCCATCTGAGGTTGAACCTGCCCCTCAGTCCACCACAGAGGTGGCCCCTGCAGAGGGTTCTATTGACACTGAGCCTGCTGCAGCTGAACCTGAGGCAGTCACAGTGGTGGAGCAAGAGGCTGTTCAGACGGCCCTTGTGCCTGCCCCTGCACATCCTGGTGAGGAAGCTGCTGAAAAGATTCCTGCACCTGCCCCTGTTGAGGCTGTCCCTGTACCTCCCCCAGCAGCGGAAGTTATTCCTCTCCCACCTCCTGCTGAAGAGACAGAGCTTCCACCCCTTGCATCTGTTGAGGAGGAAGCTGCTCTTTCACCCCCTGCACCTGTTGAGGATGCTGCTCCTTCACCCCCTGCACCTGTTGAGGAAGCTGCTCCTTCACCCCCTGCACCTGTTGAGGAGGATGCTGCTCCTTCACCCCCTGCAGCAGAAGAGGCTGCCCCTGCACCTATAGAGGGGGTTGCTGACCCACCTCCTGTAGCTGAAGAGACTGCACCTGCTCCTGTTGACGAGGCTACTCCTCCAGCTACAACAGAGGAGCCATCTGGGATTGTAACAAAAACTGCTG GGAAACCCAAATTTGCACCAGACCCTAAGTTAATTGACCTTGGCCAGGCCAGCCCTGAGGATGCGGACCTGTACAGCACGCGTGGATGA